The window CCTGAGCATCAGTATTTGCACAGATAAACTCAACACCGTCTACGGCATTGGAAATCATGTGCTTGACTGCGTTTCCGCCGCCACCACCCACACCAACAACTTTAATTACTGCGTTTTGCGGAATGCTATCAACTAATTCAAACATAAGAGTTCCCCTCTTTTCCCCTTTTGACTAAAACACTCAGTAGCATAGCTCTGCCACTAAAGATTCTTGTTAAACCAGGACTTCATGCGGCTAAAAAAGCTCGCGCGAGGCTCCTGGCTGAATACAGACTCTCCCGATTGCTGCATACCGTATAGCAACAGCCCAACGCCAGTTGAATAAATCGGGTTATCTACAATATCTTTTAAACCTTTAATATTGGTGGGTGCACCAAGTCGAACCGGCATATGGAAAATTTCCTCTGCCAGTTCAACAACCCCTTCCATTTTCGACGTGCCGCCGGTCAACACAATGCCAGCGGCGACCAAATCTTCGAAACCACTGCGACGCAGCTCTGCTTGCACGAGAGTAAACAATTCGTCGTACCGTGGCTCCACGACTTCCGCCAGCGCCTGCCGCGATAAATTCCTCGCAGGGCGATCACCCACACTGGGTACTTTTATTGTTTCCTCGGCGCCGGTCAGCTTGGCCAATGCGCACGCATATTTAATTTTGATTTCTTCCGCGTGTTGCGTCGGAGTGCGCAGCGCCATAGCAATATCATTCGTCACCTGGTCACCGGCGATAGGAATCACACCTGTGTGACGAATTGCACCCTCAGTAAAAATCGCAATATCTGTAGTGCCACCGCCAATATCAACCAGGCAAACACCTAATTCTTTTTCATCATCGGTCAACACC of the Teredinibacter turnerae T7901 genome contains:
- the ftsA gene encoding cell division protein FtsA, whose product is MAHANSGRMIVGLDIGTSKVVAIVGEISPEGDLAVVGIGSHKSVGMKKGVVVNIESTVQSIQRAVEEAELMAGCEIHSVYVGIAGSHIRSLNSHGIVAIKDREVFPQDLDRVIDAAQAVAIPADQKILHILPQEYLIDDQEGVKEPLGMSGVRLEAKVHLVTCAVNAAQNIEKCIRRCGLEVEDVILEQLASSYSVLTDDEKELGVCLVDIGGGTTDIAIFTEGAIRHTGVIPIAGDQVTNDIAMALRTPTQHAEEIKIKYACALAKLTGAEETIKVPSVGDRPARNLSRQALAEVVEPRYDELFTLVQAELRRSGFEDLVAAGIVLTGGTSKMEGVVELAEEIFHMPVRLGAPTNIKGLKDIVDNPIYSTGVGLLLYGMQQSGESVFSQEPRASFFSRMKSWFNKNL